One window of Vitis riparia cultivar Riparia Gloire de Montpellier isolate 1030 chromosome 5, EGFV_Vit.rip_1.0, whole genome shotgun sequence genomic DNA carries:
- the LOC117915325 gene encoding beta-1,3-galactosyltransferase sqv-2-like, producing the protein MRQRGLILAAFISLLLFLLFIFISFNAHLLKSPLLLSIVPQEPSSAPPQFRLLIGILTRADKYDRRHFLRLVYGIQSSPVAHIDVKFIFCNLTKPEQRVLVALEILRFEDVIILNCMENMNSGKTYTYFSSLPQILRRQYDYVMKADDDVFIRLAPLALSLQPLPRLDLYYGFVIPCASTNPFVEYMSGMGFVLSWDLVEWIAESDIPGNDTFGPEDKLVGKWLNMGNKAKNRFSNKPAMYDYPGTNGRCSHELIPETVAVHRLKRWDQWSNVLHFFNVTYQLKHYPEFRNILLAGFFSSLSLSPSLCSPNLSGLVLDPLYFTANSGRFDKKGFLRILQLGFEDAAWDGRVRVR; encoded by the exons ATGCGGCAGAGAGGCCTGATTCTAGCTGCATTcatctctcttcttctctttctcctctttattttcatatCATTCAATGCCCACCTCCTCAAATCCCCTCTTCTACTTTCCATTGTACCACAAGAACCATCTTCTGCGCCACCCCAATTCCGCCTCTTGATCGGAATCCTCACCCGCGCCGATAAGTACGATCGCCGCCATTTCCTCCGCCTGGTCTATGGAATCCAGTCCTCACCTGTGGCTCACATCGACGTCAAGTTCATTTTTTGCAACCTCACCAAGCCCGAGCAAAGGGTGCTGGTGGCGCTCGAAATCCTAAGGTTTGAGGACGTCATCATCCTCAACTGCATGGAGAACATGAACAGCGGCAAGACCTACACCTACTTCTCATCCCTCCCGCAGATTCTCCGGCGTCAGTATGACTACGTGATGAAGGCGGACGACGACGTTTTCATAAGGCTTGCACCCCTGGCATTGTCCCTGCAGCCACTGCCGAGGTTGGATTTGTATTACGGGTTTGTGATTCCATGCGCCAGCACCAACCCTTTTGTGGAGTACATGTCAGGAATGGGGTTTGTGCTGTCATGGGACCTGGTGGAATGGATTGCAGAGTCTGATATACCTGGGAACGACACGTTTGGGCCGGAGGATAAGCTGGTTGGGAAGTGGTTGAATATGGGGAACAAGGCTAAAAATCGCTTCTCCAATAAGCCTGCAATGTATGATTATCCGGGCACTAATGGGAGGTGCTCCCATGAGCTTATACCAGAAACTGTGGCGGTTCACAGGCTCAAGAGATGGGACCAATGGTctaatgttcttcatttcttcaatgTAACCTACCAACTCAAACACTACCcagaatttagaaatatttt aCTAGCAGGGTTTTTCTCTTCCCTGTCTCTCTCTCCATCTCTCTGTTCCCCCAATTTATCAG GGTTGGTTCTGGATCCTTTATATTTTACTGCAAATTCGGGTCGATTTGATAAAAAGGGGTTTTTGCGGATACTGCAACTGGGGTTTGAGGATGCTGCTTGGGATGGACGGGTAAGAGTGAGGTAG